Proteins encoded together in one Kitasatospora albolonga window:
- a CDS encoding exopolyphosphatase encodes MTRVAAIDCGTNSIRLLVADVDPATGSFTELDRRMTIVRLGQGVDRTGRLAPEALERTFAACREYAAVIGELGAERVRFVATSASRDAENSADFVAGVRDILGVEPEVITGDQEAQLSFDGATKELAGGDHLAKPYLVVDIGGGSTEFVLGADEVAAARSVDIGCVRMTERHLTEDGTVVDPPTHDRAAAIRKDIEAALDVAAATVPLTEAATLVGLAGTVTTVAGIALELAEYDSEAIHHSRVSRGQVRAITEHLLRSTHEERAAIPVMHPGRVDVIAAGALVLLAVMERTGAHEVVVSEHDILDGIAWSAA; translated from the coding sequence ATGACCCGGGTCGCCGCCATCGACTGCGGCACCAACTCCATCCGGCTCCTCGTCGCCGACGTGGACCCCGCCACCGGCTCCTTCACCGAGCTGGACCGGCGGATGACGATCGTCCGCCTCGGCCAGGGCGTCGACCGGACCGGCCGGCTCGCTCCCGAGGCGCTGGAGCGCACGTTCGCGGCCTGCCGCGAGTACGCCGCCGTGATCGGGGAACTGGGCGCCGAACGCGTCCGCTTCGTGGCCACCTCCGCCTCCCGAGACGCCGAGAACAGCGCCGACTTCGTGGCCGGGGTCCGGGACATCCTGGGCGTCGAGCCCGAGGTGATCACCGGCGACCAGGAGGCGCAGCTCTCCTTCGACGGCGCCACCAAGGAGCTGGCCGGCGGCGACCACCTGGCCAAGCCGTACCTGGTCGTCGACATCGGCGGCGGCTCGACCGAGTTCGTGCTCGGCGCGGACGAGGTGGCGGCGGCGCGGTCCGTCGACATCGGCTGTGTACGGATGACCGAGCGCCACCTCACCGAGGACGGCACCGTCGTGGACCCGCCCACCCACGACCGGGCCGCCGCGATCCGCAAGGACATCGAAGCCGCCCTGGACGTGGCCGCCGCGACCGTACCCCTGACCGAGGCGGCCACGCTCGTCGGCCTGGCGGGCACGGTCACCACGGTCGCGGGGATCGCGCTGGAGCTGGCGGAGTACGACTCCGAGGCCATCCACCACTCCCGGGTCTCCCGGGGCCAGGTCCGCGCGATCACCGAACACCTCCTCCGGTCGACCCACGAGGAGCGCGCCGCGATCCCCGTGATGCACCCGGGCCGCGTCGACGTGATCGCCGCGGGCGCTCTCGTCCTGCTGGCCGTGATGGAGCGGACGGGCGCGCACGAGGTCGTCGTCAGTGAGCACGACATCCTCGACGGGATTGCCTGGAGCGCCGCGTAA
- a CDS encoding arsenic resistance protein, producing MGDGAPRGVVERMEHHQVVIYLAAMALGALLGLAVPSFGPGLEHLINPVLGALLFVTFLQVPAAELLRSLRDGRFLCAALVVNFLVVPVVVAAMFTFLPADRAVRLGVLLVLLCPCVDYVIVFSGLAGGSARRLLAATPLLLVAQMVLLPVFLYAFLGSGLTEIVEAGPFLEAFAFLIVIPLALAWGLQAWAGRRESGRKVSDGATTTMVPLMAATLLVVVASQVPKLGGSLTDVAAVIPFYAAFLVVMAFAGKAVARGFRLDVPGGRAVVFSGATRNSLVVLPLALSLPDPYAIAAVVVVTQTLVEVLGMVLYVRAVPRLLPASSPAPRTSAPDRSA from the coding sequence ATGGGTGACGGCGCACCGCGCGGGGTCGTCGAGCGGATGGAACACCATCAGGTGGTCATCTATCTCGCCGCGATGGCTCTCGGTGCCCTTCTGGGGCTCGCGGTGCCTTCTTTTGGACCGGGCCTTGAGCATCTGATCAACCCTGTCCTCGGGGCGCTGCTGTTCGTGACCTTCCTTCAGGTCCCGGCGGCGGAACTGCTGCGATCGCTGCGTGACGGGCGGTTCCTCTGCGCCGCGCTGGTGGTGAACTTCCTCGTGGTGCCGGTCGTGGTCGCCGCGATGTTCACGTTCCTGCCCGCCGACCGGGCGGTGCGCCTGGGTGTGCTGCTCGTGCTGCTCTGCCCGTGCGTCGACTACGTGATCGTCTTCAGCGGTCTCGCCGGGGGATCGGCCCGTCGGCTGCTCGCGGCGACCCCGTTGCTGCTGGTCGCGCAGATGGTGCTGCTGCCGGTGTTCCTGTACGCGTTCCTCGGCTCCGGGCTCACCGAGATCGTGGAGGCGGGGCCGTTCCTGGAGGCGTTCGCCTTCCTGATCGTCATCCCGCTCGCGCTGGCGTGGGGGCTCCAGGCGTGGGCGGGGCGGCGGGAGAGCGGGCGGAAGGTGTCGGACGGGGCCACCACGACGATGGTCCCGCTGATGGCCGCGACCCTCCTGGTCGTCGTCGCCTCCCAGGTACCGAAGCTGGGCGGCAGCCTGACCGATGTCGCCGCCGTCATCCCCTTCTACGCGGCGTTCCTGGTGGTGATGGCCTTCGCCGGGAAGGCGGTGGCCCGGGGCTTCCGGCTGGACGTGCCCGGCGGGCGGGCGGTGGTCTTCAGCGGGGCGACGCGCAACTCTCTTGTGGTGCTGCCGCTCGCGCTCTCCCTACCGGACCCGTACGCGATCGCCGCCGTCGTCGTGGTCACGCAGACCCTGGTCGAGGTCCTCGGCATGGTGCTCTACGTCCGGGCCGTGCCCCGCCTGCTGCCTGCTTCTTCTCCGGCCCCCCGGACCTCCGCCCCGGACCGGTCCGCCTGA
- a CDS encoding ABC transporter, which translates to MFRTALRNVLAHKARLLMTVLAVMLGVAFVSGTLVFTDTLGNAFRNQSAKSYDNVAVAVSTHAGGRDEKTPGLDEATLDKIRGLDGVDSVTGRVNGFAGVADPDGKLIGNGWSNTGGNFAPGKDGKDSAYDFTDGTGPVKSGQVALDKDTAAKGKYRVGDPVRVATNGPVKEYTLSGVFTTEDGAVNAGGSLVLFETATAQKLYLKPGVFQDATVSAAGASDQKLLDAITPLLPEEATAQTGQALADEQAESIESGLTSLNTMLLAFAGIALFVGIFLIANTFTMLVAQRTRELALMRAIGATRRQVKRSVLIEAAVVGTLASVIGFALGLGLASGLRSAMGLLGGKIPAGPLVISTTAVLSAFAVGILITVLAAWLPARRAAKIAPVAAMSSVHAVATTKSLVVRNSIGGVIALLGTAGIVGGAAAGGVSGRQLVAAGAFFALIGIIILIPLLSRPVIALVRPSLSKLFGVSGKLASQNAVRNPRRTGATASALAIGLTLVTGISVLGVTLGQAIDKMTTDNIKADYMVTMASGGPLDESALTALSKADGVSALSPQQSAYFEIDGEFHSASGVTPGDVEKVFSLKTVSGSIGSLNEGQVAVGAKTAKSNGWKTGDTLPVKFDDEKKGKLTIGALYEENEFLSPFVIPKALADEHRTSAHADIREIWIKTDGGASKANEQAIVDALGDNPAMSVMDRQDIRDMFGGFVNTALNIMYGLLAMALLIAVLGVVNTLAMSVFERQQEIGMLRAIGLDRGRVKRMIRLEAVVISVFGAVIGVGLGVFLGWAIGSTLADDIPGYALVIPWDRLAVFLALAGLVGVLASLWPARSAAKLNMLTAIKTE; encoded by the coding sequence ATGTTCCGTACCGCCCTGCGCAATGTGCTCGCGCACAAGGCCAGGCTGCTGATGACCGTGCTCGCCGTCATGCTCGGCGTAGCGTTCGTCTCCGGCACCCTGGTCTTCACCGACACCCTCGGCAACGCCTTCCGCAACCAGTCCGCCAAGAGCTACGACAACGTGGCCGTCGCCGTCTCCACCCACGCGGGCGGCCGCGACGAGAAGACCCCCGGCCTCGACGAGGCCACCCTGGACAAGATCCGCGGCCTGGACGGCGTCGACTCCGTCACCGGCCGGGTCAACGGCTTCGCCGGGGTCGCCGACCCGGACGGCAAGCTGATCGGCAACGGCTGGTCCAACACCGGGGGCAACTTCGCCCCGGGCAAGGACGGCAAGGACTCCGCGTACGACTTCACCGACGGCACCGGCCCGGTGAAGAGCGGTCAGGTCGCGCTCGACAAGGACACCGCCGCCAAGGGCAAGTACCGCGTCGGCGACCCGGTGCGGGTCGCCACCAACGGCCCGGTGAAGGAGTACACCCTCTCCGGTGTCTTCACCACCGAGGACGGCGCGGTCAACGCGGGCGGCAGCCTGGTCCTGTTCGAGACCGCCACCGCCCAGAAGCTCTACCTGAAGCCCGGTGTCTTCCAGGACGCCACCGTGTCCGCCGCCGGTGCCTCCGACCAGAAGCTGCTGGACGCGATCACCCCGCTGCTGCCGGAGGAGGCCACCGCGCAGACCGGCCAGGCCCTCGCGGACGAGCAGGCCGAGAGCATCGAGTCCGGGCTGACCAGCCTCAACACCATGCTGCTGGCCTTCGCGGGCATCGCCCTGTTCGTCGGTATCTTCCTCATCGCCAACACGTTCACCATGCTGGTCGCCCAGCGCACCCGTGAGCTGGCCCTGATGCGGGCCATCGGCGCCACCCGCCGCCAGGTCAAGCGCTCCGTGCTGATCGAGGCCGCCGTCGTCGGCACGCTCGCCTCCGTCATCGGCTTCGCCCTCGGTCTGGGCCTCGCCTCCGGGCTGCGCTCCGCGATGGGGCTCCTCGGCGGCAAGATCCCGGCCGGTCCGCTGGTCATCTCGACCACCGCGGTCCTCTCCGCCTTCGCCGTCGGCATCCTGATCACCGTCCTGGCCGCCTGGCTGCCCGCCCGCCGGGCCGCGAAGATCGCCCCGGTCGCGGCGATGAGCAGCGTGCACGCGGTCGCCACCACCAAGTCCCTGGTCGTACGGAACTCGATCGGCGGCGTCATCGCCCTGCTCGGCACGGCGGGGATCGTCGGCGGCGCGGCAGCCGGCGGGGTGTCCGGCAGGCAGCTGGTCGCGGCCGGCGCGTTCTTCGCCCTGATCGGCATCATCATCCTGATCCCGCTGCTCTCCCGCCCGGTCATCGCCCTGGTGCGGCCGTCGCTGTCGAAGCTGTTCGGCGTCTCCGGGAAGCTGGCCTCGCAGAACGCGGTCCGCAACCCGCGGCGTACCGGAGCGACCGCCTCCGCCCTGGCGATCGGGCTGACCCTGGTCACCGGCATCTCGGTGCTCGGCGTCACCCTGGGCCAGGCCATCGACAAGATGACCACGGACAACATCAAGGCCGACTACATGGTCACGATGGCCAGTGGCGGCCCGCTCGACGAGTCGGCGCTCACCGCCCTGTCGAAGGCGGACGGGGTCTCCGCCCTCTCCCCGCAGCAGTCGGCGTACTTCGAGATCGACGGGGAGTTCCACTCGGCTTCCGGCGTCACCCCGGGCGATGTGGAGAAGGTCTTCTCCCTGAAGACGGTCTCCGGTTCGATCGGCTCGCTGAACGAGGGCCAGGTGGCCGTCGGCGCCAAGACCGCGAAGTCCAACGGCTGGAAGACCGGCGACACCCTGCCGGTGAAGTTCGACGACGAGAAGAAGGGCAAGCTGACGATCGGCGCCCTCTACGAGGAGAACGAGTTCCTCTCGCCCTTCGTCATCCCGAAGGCCCTCGCCGACGAGCACCGGACCTCCGCCCACGCCGACATCCGCGAGATCTGGATCAAGACGGACGGCGGCGCGAGCAAGGCCAACGAGCAGGCCATCGTGGACGCGCTCGGCGACAACCCGGCGATGAGCGTCATGGACCGGCAGGACATCCGTGACATGTTCGGCGGCTTCGTCAACACCGCGCTGAACATCATGTACGGGCTGCTCGCCATGGCCCTGCTGATCGCCGTCCTCGGGGTCGTCAACACCCTCGCGATGTCGGTGTTCGAGCGGCAGCAGGAGATCGGCATGCTGCGTGCGATCGGTCTCGACCGGGGCCGCGTCAAGCGGATGATCCGTCTGGAGGCCGTCGTCATCTCGGTCTTCGGCGCGGTGATCGGGGTCGGCCTCGGGGTCTTCCTCGGCTGGGCGATCGGCTCCACCCTGGCCGACGACATCCCCGGCTACGCCCTGGTGATCCCGTGGGACCGCCTCGCGGTCTTCCTGGCCCTGGCCGGCCTGGTGGGCGTCCTCGCCTCGCTGTGGCCCGCCCGCAGCGCCGCGAAGCTCAACATGCTGACGGCGATCAAGACCGAGTAG
- a CDS encoding SAM-dependent methyltransferase — protein MARAASRLTALAEELLSEPLPVRIRAWDGSESGPPGAPVLVIRHRRALRRLLWKPGELGLARAWVAGEIDIEGDLYEALDRIAGLLWDRGAEAKDAVHPVRDPAVRSVARGLLRLAGPWPPPAPPAEEVRRRTGPLHTRRRDKEAISHHYDVGNDFYALVLGPSMVYSCAYWEDGGTLEDAQRDKLDLVCRKLALKEGDRLLDVGCGWGSMAIHAARAYGARVTGITLSHEQAAHARKRIAEEGLTDRIEIRVQDYRDVADGPYDAISSIGMAEHVGSVRYREYADALYALLKPGGRLLNHQIARRPERDEDAYRIDAFIDSYVFPDGELAPLGRTLATLEEAGFEARDVQALREHYALTLRHWVANLERHWEQAVRATSPGRARVWRLYMAASALSFEYNRIGVNQILAVRPLESGASRLPLRTRAWTERAGD, from the coding sequence ATGGCACGCGCCGCATCGCGGCTGACCGCTCTCGCCGAGGAGCTGCTCTCGGAACCCCTGCCGGTCCGCATCCGGGCCTGGGACGGCAGCGAATCGGGCCCGCCCGGCGCCCCCGTCCTCGTGATCCGCCACCGCCGCGCCCTGCGCAGACTCCTGTGGAAGCCGGGCGAACTGGGCCTGGCCCGCGCCTGGGTGGCCGGGGAGATCGACATCGAGGGCGATCTGTACGAGGCCCTCGACCGGATCGCCGGGCTCCTGTGGGACCGGGGCGCCGAGGCCAAGGACGCCGTCCACCCGGTCCGCGATCCCGCCGTCCGCTCCGTCGCCCGCGGCCTCCTCCGGCTGGCCGGCCCCTGGCCGCCGCCCGCCCCGCCCGCCGAGGAGGTCCGCCGCCGCACCGGCCCGCTGCACACCAGACGGCGCGACAAGGAGGCCATCAGCCACCACTACGACGTCGGCAACGACTTCTACGCCCTGGTCCTCGGCCCGTCGATGGTCTACTCCTGCGCCTACTGGGAGGACGGCGGCACGCTGGAGGACGCCCAGCGCGACAAGCTCGACCTGGTCTGCCGCAAGCTCGCGCTGAAGGAGGGCGACCGCCTCCTGGACGTCGGCTGCGGCTGGGGCTCGATGGCCATCCACGCCGCCCGCGCGTACGGGGCGCGGGTCACCGGCATCACCCTCTCCCACGAGCAGGCCGCCCACGCCCGCAAGCGCATCGCCGAGGAGGGGCTCACCGACCGGATCGAGATCCGGGTCCAGGACTACCGGGACGTCGCCGACGGACCGTACGACGCGATCTCCTCCATCGGGATGGCCGAACACGTCGGCTCGGTCCGCTACCGCGAGTACGCCGACGCCCTGTACGCCCTCCTCAAGCCCGGCGGTCGGCTGCTGAACCACCAGATCGCCCGCCGCCCGGAGCGCGACGAGGACGCCTACCGCATCGACGCGTTCATCGACTCCTACGTCTTCCCCGACGGCGAACTCGCCCCCCTCGGCCGCACCCTGGCCACCCTGGAGGAGGCCGGTTTCGAGGCCCGTGACGTCCAGGCGCTGCGCGAGCACTACGCGCTGACCCTGCGCCACTGGGTGGCCAACCTGGAGCGCCACTGGGAGCAGGCGGTACGGGCCACCTCGCCGGGCCGGGCCAGGGTCTGGCGGCTGTACATGGCCGCCTCCGCGCTCTCCTTCGAGTACAACAGGATCGGCGTCAACCAGATCCTCGCGGTGCGCCCGCTGGAGAGCGGCGCCTCCCGGCTGCCGCTGCGCACCCGCGCCTGGACGGAGAGGGCGGGGGACTGA
- a CDS encoding NADH dehydrogenase FAD-containing subunit yields the protein MSTTERPRILVVGGGYVGLYAARRILKKMRYGEATVTVVDPRSYMTYQPFLPEAAAGSISPRHVVVPLRRVLPKAEVLTGRVTTIDQDRKVATIAPLVGEAYELPFDYLVIAMGAVSRTFPIPGLAEQGIGMKGIEEAIGLRNHVLEQLDKADSTTDEDVRRKALTFVFVGGGFAGAETIGEVEDMARDAAKYYTNVKREDMRFILVDAADKILPEVGPKLGAYGKEHLESRGVEIYLSTSMDSCVDGHVVLKNGLEVDSSTIVWTAGVKPNPALARFGLPLGPRGHVDTSEKLQVQGTDYIWAAGDNAQVPDMIGRRAGNPNAWCPPNAQHALRQAKVLGDNVISGMRGFPQKEYSHANKGAVAGLGLHKGVAMIVMGKVKIKLKGRLAWYMHRGYHGMAMPTWNRKIRIFADWTLAMFLKREVVSLGAMETPREEFYEAAKPAPAPAVAAAKPEGEKAKAS from the coding sequence ATGAGCACCACGGAGCGTCCCAGGATCCTCGTTGTAGGCGGTGGGTACGTTGGCCTGTACGCAGCTCGTCGCATTCTGAAGAAGATGCGGTACGGGGAGGCGACCGTCACGGTCGTCGACCCGCGGTCGTACATGACGTACCAGCCCTTCCTCCCCGAAGCTGCCGCAGGCAGCATCTCGCCTCGGCATGTCGTCGTCCCGCTGCGACGCGTGCTGCCCAAGGCTGAGGTTCTCACCGGTCGTGTCACGACCATCGACCAGGACCGCAAGGTGGCCACGATCGCGCCGCTCGTCGGCGAGGCGTACGAGCTGCCCTTCGACTACCTGGTCATCGCGATGGGCGCGGTCTCCCGTACCTTCCCGATCCCCGGCCTCGCCGAGCAGGGCATCGGTATGAAGGGCATCGAGGAGGCCATCGGCCTGCGCAACCACGTCCTGGAGCAGCTGGACAAGGCTGACTCCACGACCGACGAGGACGTCCGCCGCAAGGCGCTGACGTTCGTCTTCGTGGGCGGCGGCTTCGCCGGTGCGGAGACCATCGGCGAGGTCGAGGACATGGCCCGCGACGCGGCGAAGTACTACACGAACGTGAAGCGCGAGGACATGCGCTTCATCCTCGTCGACGCCGCCGACAAGATCCTTCCCGAGGTCGGCCCGAAGCTGGGCGCCTACGGCAAGGAGCACCTGGAGAGCCGTGGCGTGGAGATCTACCTCTCCACCTCCATGGACTCCTGCGTCGACGGCCACGTGGTGCTCAAGAACGGCCTGGAGGTCGACTCCAGCACCATCGTGTGGACCGCCGGTGTGAAGCCGAACCCGGCGCTCGCCCGCTTCGGTCTGCCGCTCGGCCCGCGTGGTCACGTGGACACCTCCGAGAAGCTCCAGGTGCAGGGCACCGACTACATCTGGGCCGCAGGCGACAACGCCCAGGTCCCGGACATGATCGGCCGCCGCGCCGGCAACCCGAACGCCTGGTGCCCGCCCAACGCCCAGCACGCGCTGCGGCAGGCGAAGGTCCTCGGCGACAACGTGATCTCCGGTATGCGGGGCTTCCCGCAGAAGGAGTACAGCCACGCCAACAAGGGTGCGGTCGCCGGTCTCGGCCTGCACAAGGGCGTCGCGATGATCGTCATGGGCAAGGTGAAGATCAAGCTCAAGGGCCGTCTCGCCTGGTACATGCACCGCGGCTACCACGGCATGGCGATGCCGACGTGGAACCGTAAGATCCGGATCTTCGCCGACTGGACGCTGGCGATGTTCCTCAAGCGCGAGGTCGTCTCGCTCGGCGCCATGGAGACGCCGCGCGAGGAGTTCTACGAGGCCGCCAAGCCTGCCCCGGCTCCGGCCGTCGCCGCCGCCAAGCCCGAGGGTGAGAAGGCCAAGGCTTCCTGA
- a CDS encoding ABC transporter, with the protein MTTTPTVHRATAVAARATELSKVYGEGETQVVALDRVTVDFPQGEFTAIMGPSGSGKSTLMHCVAGLDSFSSGSVRIGETELSTLKDKQLTQLRRDKIGFIFQAFNLLPTLTALENITLPMDIAGRKPDAAWLQKVIDMVGLSERLKHRPTELSGGQQQRVAVARALAARPEIIFGDEPTGNLDSRSGAEVLGFLRNSVRELNQTVVMVTHDPVAASYADRVIFLADGAVVDQMMHPTADGVLDRMKAFDAKGRTS; encoded by the coding sequence GTGACCACCACCCCCACCGTTCACCGCGCCACCGCGGTGGCTGCCCGCGCCACGGAGCTGTCGAAGGTCTACGGCGAGGGTGAGACGCAGGTCGTCGCCCTGGACCGGGTGACCGTGGACTTCCCGCAGGGCGAGTTCACCGCGATCATGGGCCCCTCGGGCTCCGGCAAGTCGACGCTGATGCACTGCGTCGCCGGTCTCGACAGCTTCAGCAGCGGTTCGGTGCGCATCGGCGAGACCGAGCTGTCCACCCTGAAGGACAAGCAGCTCACCCAGTTGCGCCGGGACAAGATCGGCTTCATCTTCCAGGCGTTCAACCTGCTGCCGACGCTCACCGCGCTGGAGAACATCACCCTGCCGATGGACATCGCGGGCCGGAAGCCCGACGCCGCGTGGCTCCAGAAGGTCATCGACATGGTGGGGCTCTCGGAGCGGCTCAAGCACCGGCCCACCGAGCTGTCCGGCGGTCAGCAGCAGCGCGTCGCCGTGGCCCGCGCCCTGGCCGCGCGGCCCGAGATCATCTTCGGTGACGAGCCGACCGGGAACCTGGACTCGCGCTCCGGCGCCGAGGTCCTGGGCTTCCTGCGCAACTCGGTGCGCGAGCTCAACCAGACCGTGGTGATGGTGACCCACGACCCGGTGGCCGCCTCCTACGCGGACCGGGTGATCTTCCTCGCGGACGGCGCGGTCGTCGACCAGATGATGCACCCGACGGCCGACGGCGTCCTCGACCGGATGAAGGCGTTCGACGCGAAGGGCCGCACGAGCTGA
- a CDS encoding phosphatase — protein sequence METPPPQTESTKPTDADIAAFEQQLGRPPRGLRAIAHRCPCGNPDVVETQPRLEDGTPFPTTYYLTCPRAASAIGTLEANGVMKEMTARLETDPELAAAYRAAHEDYIARRDAIEVLEGFPSAGGMPDRVKCLHVLVGHSLAAGPGVNPLGDEAIAMLPEWWAKGPCVAPCAPKEEDGWTVDEGDGGHFAFRPVDGPSEGQGA from the coding sequence ATGGAAACGCCCCCTCCGCAGACCGAGTCCACCAAGCCCACCGACGCGGACATCGCCGCGTTCGAGCAGCAGCTCGGCCGCCCGCCGCGCGGCCTGCGCGCCATCGCGCACCGCTGCCCGTGCGGCAACCCGGACGTGGTGGAGACCCAGCCCCGTCTGGAGGACGGCACGCCGTTCCCGACGACGTACTACCTGACCTGCCCCCGGGCGGCCTCGGCGATCGGCACGCTGGAGGCGAACGGGGTCATGAAGGAGATGACGGCCCGTCTGGAGACCGACCCGGAGCTGGCCGCCGCCTACCGGGCCGCCCACGAGGACTACATCGCCCGCCGCGACGCCATCGAGGTCCTGGAGGGCTTCCCCAGCGCCGGTGGCATGCCGGACCGGGTGAAGTGCCTGCACGTCCTGGTCGGCCACTCCCTGGCCGCCGGGCCCGGGGTGAACCCGCTGGGCGACGAGGCCATCGCGATGCTGCCGGAGTGGTGGGCCAAGGGCCCGTGCGTGGCGCCGTGCGCGCCGAAGGAGGAGGACGGCTGGACCGTGGACGAGGGCGACGGGGGCCACTTCGCCTTCCGTCCCGTCGACGGCCCCTCCGAAGGGCAGGGCGCATGA
- a CDS encoding beta-glucosidase, producing the protein MEPYEDPRLPVEDRVADLLARMTLEEKAGLMCHGRMLPPADDTPSADGASDAPGGPGGGPGTGTGTPATPPTGAEHIAARHINHFALMAVPPPAAMARWNNHVQDLAAATRLGIPVTFSSDPRHGFTANPATAHSGEGFSAGPEPIGLAATDDPGLVREFAAATAAELRAVGIRLALHPMADLATEPRWARISGTFGEDADRAGRMLDAYIRGMQGDRLDGTSVACMVKHFPGHGPQALGEDAHFAAGRAQAFPGRNLAHHLRPFEAAFAAGAAQVMPCYAIPSGTGLAEVGAGYNRDVVTGLLRERYGFDGVVCTDFNALTGMEIPGLVTLPARAWGVEHLSVPERLVTMLDAGVDQLGGETCPELIVAAVRSGAVGEERIDASVRRVLRDKFRLGLFEDPYVDPERAAPLVGTPRTRRLGRTVQRRSLVGLSGSAEPFTTARRTKPGSPADTGNPADPGNLTDPGNPADPENLAVYAENIAPAALARYGRTVATPEEADVALLRLAAPYEHREGLLERHFHSGSLEFPAEEAARLRAICAAVPTAISVFLDRPAVLAPLTGPAGPALLIGDFGADDDLVLDAVFGGVPLVGVLPFDLPSSMRAVAESREDVPFDTAAPLWRCGHRAPAGEGAQERFAPHL; encoded by the coding sequence ATGGAGCCCTACGAGGACCCCCGGCTGCCCGTCGAGGACCGGGTCGCCGATCTGCTGGCCCGGATGACCCTGGAGGAGAAGGCCGGGCTGATGTGCCACGGCCGGATGCTCCCGCCCGCCGACGACACCCCGTCCGCCGACGGCGCCTCCGACGCTCCGGGCGGGCCGGGCGGGGGGCCCGGCACCGGCACCGGCACCCCCGCCACCCCGCCCACCGGCGCCGAGCACATCGCCGCCCGGCACATCAACCACTTCGCGCTCATGGCCGTACCGCCGCCCGCCGCGATGGCCCGGTGGAACAACCACGTCCAGGACCTCGCCGCCGCCACCCGCCTCGGCATCCCCGTCACGTTCTCCTCGGACCCCCGGCACGGCTTCACCGCCAACCCGGCCACCGCCCACTCCGGCGAGGGCTTCAGCGCCGGACCCGAACCGATCGGGCTGGCCGCCACCGACGACCCCGGCCTCGTCCGGGAGTTCGCTGCCGCCACGGCCGCCGAACTCCGGGCCGTCGGCATCCGCCTCGCCCTCCACCCGATGGCGGACCTGGCGACGGAGCCCCGCTGGGCCCGGATCAGCGGCACCTTCGGCGAGGACGCCGACCGGGCCGGGCGGATGCTCGACGCCTACATCCGGGGCATGCAGGGCGACCGGCTCGACGGCACAAGCGTGGCCTGCATGGTCAAGCACTTCCCCGGGCACGGCCCGCAGGCCCTGGGCGAGGACGCGCACTTCGCGGCGGGCCGCGCCCAGGCGTTCCCGGGCCGGAACCTCGCCCACCACCTGCGCCCCTTCGAGGCCGCGTTCGCGGCGGGCGCGGCGCAGGTCATGCCCTGTTACGCGATCCCCTCCGGCACCGGCCTCGCGGAGGTCGGGGCGGGGTACAACCGGGACGTCGTCACCGGTCTGCTCCGCGAGCGGTACGGCTTCGACGGGGTGGTGTGCACCGACTTCAACGCCCTGACCGGGATGGAGATCCCCGGCCTGGTCACCCTCCCCGCCCGCGCCTGGGGCGTCGAGCACCTCTCCGTACCCGAACGGCTGGTGACGATGCTGGACGCCGGGGTGGACCAGCTCGGCGGCGAGACCTGCCCCGAGCTGATCGTGGCGGCGGTCCGCTCGGGGGCGGTGGGGGAGGAGCGCATCGACGCCTCCGTACGCCGCGTCCTGCGCGACAAGTTCCGGCTCGGCCTCTTCGAGGACCCGTACGTGGACCCCGAGCGGGCCGCGCCGCTGGTCGGGACCCCGCGGACCCGGCGGCTGGGACGCACGGTCCAGCGCCGCTCCCTGGTGGGCCTGTCCGGGAGCGCGGAGCCGTTCACCACCGCGCGCCGCACGAAGCCGGGGAGCCCCGCCGACACCGGAAACCCCGCCGACCCCGGAAACCTCACCGACCCCGGAAACCCCGCCGACCCCGAGAACCTCGCCGTCTACGCCGAGAACATCGCCCCCGCCGCCCTCGCCCGCTACGGCCGGACCGTGGCCACCCCCGAGGAGGCCGATGTGGCCCTCCTGCGCCTCGCCGCCCCCTACGAGCACCGCGAAGGGCTGCTGGAGCGGCACTTCCACTCCGGTTCGCTGGAGTTCCCCGCCGAGGAGGCCGCCCGGCTGCGGGCTATCTGCGCCGCCGTGCCGACCGCGATCAGCGTCTTCCTCGACCGGCCGGCCGTACTGGCCCCGCTCACCGGCCCGGCCGGCCCCGCCCTGCTGATCGGTGACTTCGGCGCGGACGACGATCTCGTGCTGGACGCCGTCTTCGGGGGCGTACCGCTGGTAGGGGTGCTGCCGTTCGACCTGCCGTCGTCGATGAGGGCCGTGGCGGAGTCCCGGGAGGACGTCCCCTTCGACACCGCCGCGCCCCTGTGGCGCTGCGGGCACCGGGCCCCTGCCGGGGAGGGCGCTCAGGAGCGTTTCGCGCCGCACCTTTGA